The Fuscovulum sp. sequence ACCTTGATGTGCTCGATCTGCGGAACTTCTATTATCGCACGCAGCTTGGCCGCGTGGCGCAGCGGGCGATCCGCGATCAGGTGCTGCGGCTGTGGCCGGTGCAGCAGGGACATACGGTGGCGGGCTTCGGCTTTGCGGTGCCGCTCTTGCGCCCCTATCTGACCGAGAGCCGCAGGGTGATCGGGCTGATGCCCGGCCCGCAGGGGGTGATGCCCTGGCCTGCGGGGATGGAGAATGTCAGCGTCCTTTGTGAGGAAACCTATTGGCCGGTACCGACGGGTATGGTGGACCGGCTGGTGCTGATGCATGGGCTGGAGACATCGGAACATCCCAGTGCCGTGCTGGAAGAAGCGCATCGCGTTCTGGGGCCGGGGGGGAAGGCGCTGATCGTGGTGCCGAACCGATCTGGGCTGTGGTCGCGGCGGGATATCACGCCGTTCGGTTTTGGCCGCCCCTATTCGATGACGCAGCTGGAGGCGCAGTTGAAGCGGCACGGCTTCACGCCGGAACGCACCTGCGCGGCCTTGTTCACCCCGCCATCGCAAAGCCGGTTCTGGCTGCGGACGGCGGATTTCTGGGAAGGGCTGGGGCGGCGCTTTGGGCCGTGGCTGGCAGGCGGCGTGCTGATGGTGGAGGCGACGAAGCAGGTCTATGCCCCCACACGCGGGGGGTTGAGTGCACTGGCGCGGCGGCCTTTGAAGGTGCTGGAAGGCGTGGGCAAGGGCGTGCCTGAACCCGCGATGAACCAGATGCCGGGGGTGACGCGCGAGCGCGAGTGATCTTGCGGGCCGATATGTTGATGCCCGAAATCCAAAGGAATGCCGCCCCCGCAGGCGGGGACGGCATGAGACATTTTCCCC is a genomic window containing:
- a CDS encoding methyltransferase domain-containing protein, producing the protein MHLDVLDLRNFYYRTQLGRVAQRAIRDQVLRLWPVQQGHTVAGFGFAVPLLRPYLTESRRVIGLMPGPQGVMPWPAGMENVSVLCEETYWPVPTGMVDRLVLMHGLETSEHPSAVLEEAHRVLGPGGKALIVVPNRSGLWSRRDITPFGFGRPYSMTQLEAQLKRHGFTPERTCAALFTPPSQSRFWLRTADFWEGLGRRFGPWLAGGVLMVEATKQVYAPTRGGLSALARRPLKVLEGVGKGVPEPAMNQMPGVTRERE